Proteins from a genomic interval of Pseudophryne corroboree isolate aPseCor3 chromosome 4, aPseCor3.hap2, whole genome shotgun sequence:
- the LOC134911724 gene encoding putative nuclease HARBI1 isoform X1 — protein MYAPACVMSIFIAAEALPPQPTPALPPQPPAPQPQPAPHQPRQRRRARPPIFRTRVLLFGMPDDVVVRRYRLPPHLILDTLSIIESDLESEIRYPTAIPPLTQFLAVLHFLATASYQHVVGDLVGMSQGQFSKVLRRVCQAFLKRVKQFIDMPLDVGALDVVKRQFEEGGSRFPHVIGVVDGTHVAIQPPRHNEEFYRNRKLFHSLNVMVVCGPSLQILSLNAKFTGSSHDAYVIRQSGIWQRLRSSQRADMWLLGDRGYPCTPWLMTPYRNPRPGPQMAFNSALTATRQLVERTIGVLKGRFRVLHRTGGDIMYSPEMASKIVVLCAILHNIAVRSSVELPQAEELPDEEPGVVRHFGGGSVTRRGSQVRARIVAEYFRYSVLIFSSFKNFKTQYAYVFLTMMTFCMIL, from the exons atgtacgctcctgca tgtgttatgtcaatatttattgctgcagaagccctacctccccaacccacgccagcactcccaccccaaccgccagccccacaaccacagccggctcctcatcaaccaaggcaacggaggcgtgctaggccaccaattttccgaacccgtgtcctactttttggtatgccagatgatgtggtggtgcgtagatacaggctgccaccacatctaatcctagacactctctccataatagagagtgatctggagtctgaaattcggtatcctacagcaataccaccattgacacaattccttgcagtgttacattttttggctacagcctcatatcagcatgttgtgggagacctggttggcatgtcgcagggccagttcagtaaggtcctgcggcgtgtctgccaggctttcctaaagcgggtgaagcaattcattgatatgcctttggatgttggtgccctagatgtggtgaagcggcaatttgaggaaggtggtagtcgcttcccacatgttattggggttgtggatggcacacatgttgctattcagccaccaagacataatgaagaattttatagaaacaggaaactgtttcattctctgaatgtaatggttgtttgtgggccatccctccagatcctttccctgaatgcaaaatttactggaagttcacatgatgcatatgtcattagacaatcagggatatggcagagattaagatcaagtcaacgagcagacatgtggttattgg gagaccgtggatatccttgcaccccctggctcatgactccttaccgtaatcccaggccaggaccacagatggcatttaactccgcgcttactgccactaggcagctggtggagcgcacaattggtgtccttaaagggcggtttcgtgtgctccaccgcactggtggcgacatcatgtattcgccagagatggcaagtaaaatagtggtcctgtgcgcaatactacataatatcgcggtaaggagtagtgtagagcttcctcaggcagaggaattgcctgatgaggagccaggggttgttcgacacttcggtggggggagtgttacacggagggggagccaagtgagggcaaggattgttgccgaatatttcaggtatagtgttttgatattttctagttttaaaaattttaaaacacagtatgcttatgtttttttaacaatgatgacattttgtatgatattgtaa
- the LOC134911724 gene encoding putative nuclease HARBI1 isoform X2 has translation MYAPACVMSIFIAAEALPPQPTPALPPQPPAPQPQPAPHQPRQRRRARPPIFRTRVLLFGMPDDVVVRRYRLPPHLILDTLSIIESDLESEIRYPTAIPPLTQFLAVLHFLATASYQHVVGDLVGMSQGQFSKVLRRVCQAFLKRVKQFIDMPLDVGALDVVKRQFEEGGSRFPHVIGVVDGTHVAIQPPRHNEEFYRNRKLFHSLNVMVVCGPSLQILSLNAKFTGSSHDAYVIRQSGIWQRLRSSQRADMWLLGDRGYPCTPWLMTPYRNPRPGPQMAFNSALTATRQLVERTIGVLKGRFRVLHRTGGDIMYSPEMASKIVVLCAILHNIAVRSSVELPQAEELPDEEPGVVRHFGGGSVTRRGSQVRARIVAEYFS, from the exons atgtacgctcctgca tgtgttatgtcaatatttattgctgcagaagccctacctccccaacccacgccagcactcccaccccaaccgccagccccacaaccacagccggctcctcatcaaccaaggcaacggaggcgtgctaggccaccaattttccgaacccgtgtcctactttttggtatgccagatgatgtggtggtgcgtagatacaggctgccaccacatctaatcctagacactctctccataatagagagtgatctggagtctgaaattcggtatcctacagcaataccaccattgacacaattccttgcagtgttacattttttggctacagcctcatatcagcatgttgtgggagacctggttggcatgtcgcagggccagttcagtaaggtcctgcggcgtgtctgccaggctttcctaaagcgggtgaagcaattcattgatatgcctttggatgttggtgccctagatgtggtgaagcggcaatttgaggaaggtggtagtcgcttcccacatgttattggggttgtggatggcacacatgttgctattcagccaccaagacataatgaagaattttatagaaacaggaaactgtttcattctctgaatgtaatggttgtttgtgggccatccctccagatcctttccctgaatgcaaaatttactggaagttcacatgatgcatatgtcattagacaatcagggatatggcagagattaagatcaagtcaacgagcagacatgtggttattgg gagaccgtggatatccttgcaccccctggctcatgactccttaccgtaatcccaggccaggaccacagatggcatttaactccgcgcttactgccactaggcagctggtggagcgcacaattggtgtccttaaagggcggtttcgtgtgctccaccgcactggtggcgacatcatgtattcgccagagatggcaagtaaaatagtggtcctgtgcgcaatactacataatatcgcggtaaggagtagtgtagagcttcctcaggcagaggaattgcctgatgaggagccaggggttgttcgacacttcggtggggggagtgttacacggagggggagccaagtgagggcaaggattgttgccgaatatttcag ctga